The Daucus carota subsp. sativus chromosome 7, DH1 v3.0, whole genome shotgun sequence genome window below encodes:
- the LOC108196241 gene encoding uncharacterized protein LOC108196241: MAYDQNKAMDWYSWLSKTGLEATLVYEYGLSFTQNELEEEDIEYFNHEFLQSMGISIAKHRLEILKLVKRERGPSRPRSVVKILSAIKQTKKSLVKYIQTLVHRDESAIVLVTRRSYSSRWKSAMLKRSSKPKVAAKQNRLLLTNGSPTRVNSFSSPMVYDLRSDEKMEDEDEDDDDEDGYYYRTGVEEIRWDTMFQNLKPT; the protein is encoded by the coding sequence ATGGCATATGATCAGAACAAGGCCATGGACTGGTACTCTTGGCTGTCCAAGACTGGCCTTGAGGCTACCCTGGTTTATGAGTATGGTTTGTCTTTTACGCAGAATGAGCTCGAAGAAGAAGATATAGAATACTTCAACCATGAGTTTCTCCAGAGCATGGGGATCTCGATAGCCAAACACAGGCTCGAGATTCTCAAGCTTGTCAAGAGAGAAAGAGGGCCTAGCAGGCCAAGGTCTGTGGTCAAGATTCTCAGTGCAATCAAGCAAACAAAGAAGTCTTTGGTTAAGTACATTCAGACGTTGGTTCATCGCGATGAATCAGctattgttcttgttactaGGCGCAGTTACAGTTCGAGATGGAAAAGTGCTATGTTGAAGAGGAGTAGCAAGCCAAAGGTGGCGGCTAAACAGAACAGGCTATTGCTCACTAATGGAAGTCCTACCAGAGTGAATAGTTTTTCTAGCCCTATGGTTTATGATCTTCGTAGCGATGAGAAGATGGAAGATGAGGATGAGGATGACGACGACGAAGATGGATACTATTACAGGACTGGTGTGGAAGAGATCAGGTGGGATACCATGTTTCAGAATCTAAAGCCTACTTAA
- the LOC108194132 gene encoding uncharacterized protein LOC108194132, which translates to MFCNNRISLQLALLLLVFSALFSFSHQASGVVYENEDNLVSWPSRRSVAEDATGVSNSSLILAEKRTYRKDPSDSFKYYKRGWNISEKHYIYSVAFTAAPLFLIAALWFVGFGLCLLILCMCFCCCQKRPYGYSRTAYALSLIFLSIFTAAAIAGSVVLYTGQGKFHMTTTDTVNFVVNKSDTTVENLQNVSGYLAAAKRIRLNQFVLPPSIQNSIDSVETKINSSSATLEHETKKNSNDIQNVLDAVRLALVIIAAVMLLVAFLGFLFSIFGMQYLVYILVIIGWVLVTLTFILCGIFLALHNATGDTCVAMDEWVKNPTAHTALDDILPCVEPATAQEILSESKNVTFQLVVAVNQIIVNLSNVDIPYGLPFSYNQSGPLVPVLCNPFNPDQTDRKCTAGEVQLSDAAQVWKNNICEVSGDHCISVGRLTPSMYDQMVAATNVSYGLYQYGPFLADLLDCSFVRDAFMGIQDEYCPDLRLYSRWVYIGLALASGSVMLSLIFWVLYARERRHRKYTKLIRNSSAPNSFEEKGRP; encoded by the exons ATGTTCTGCAATAACCGAATCTCTCTCCAACTTGCTCTGCTTCTCCTCGTGTTTTCAGCCCTCTTTTCATTCTCTCATCAAGCTTCAG GGGTGGTTTACGAGAATGAGGATAATTTGGTCTCATGGCCAAGTAGAAGGAGTGTGGCTGAGGATGCCACAGGTGTTAGCAACTCATCGTTGATACTGGCTGAGAAAAGAACTTACAGAAAAGACCCTTCTGACAGTTTTAAGTACTATAAACGTGGATGGAACATAAGTGAAAAGCATTACATTTAT TCTGTGGCTTTTACTGCGGCTCCTTTGTTCCTCATTGCTGCGCTCTGGTTTGTGGGATTTGGCTTGTGTTTATTGATCCTGTGTATGTGCTTTTGCTGCTGCCAGAAACGTCCTTATGGCTATTCTCGGACTGCTTATGCCCTTTCTCTTATCTTTCTCTCAATATTCACCGCTGCAGCTAT TGCCGGCTCGGTCGTTTTATACACTGGACAGGGAAAATTTCATATGACCACAACCGACACTGTGAATTTTGTTGTTAACAAATCAGACACTACAGTTGAAAATCTTCAGAATGTGTCGGGCTATCTTGCAGCAGCTAAACGGATTAGATTAAACCAATTTGTCCTACCTCCAAGTATCCAGAATAGCATTGACAGTGTTGAGACTAAGATCAACTCTTCTTCTGCAACTCTTGAACATGAGACAAAAAAGAATTCAAATGATATACAAAATGTGCTGGATGCAGT GCGTCTTGCTCTTGTGATAATTGCTGCTGTAATGCTTCTTGTGGCGTTTCTTGGTTTTC TATTCTCAATTTTTGGCATGCAGTATCTTGTTTATAT TCTGGTGATCATAGGATGGGTTCTTGTGACACTCACATTTATCCTGTGTGGCATATTCCTCGCTCTCCACAA TGCGACTGGAGACACCTGTGTGGCAATGGATGAGTGGGTTAAGAACCCTACAGCGCATACAGCTTTAGATGACATATTGCCATGTGTTGAACCTGCAACTGCTCAAGAAATATTATCTGAAAGCAAGAATGTTACCTTTCAATTGGTTGTAGCAGTGAACCAGATCATCGTCAATCTTTCAAACGTTGATATACCATATGGTCTACCTTTCTCATATAACCAATCTGGCCCTTTGGTGCCTGTCCTGTGTAATCCATTCAATCCTGACCAAACAGATCGAAAATGTACTGCTGGTGAGGTTCAGCTTAGCGATGCAGCGCAG GTTTGGAAAAATAACATATGTGAAGTTTCAGGAGACCATTGTATCTCAGTGGGACGTCTGACTCCTAGTATGTATGACCAAATGGTTGCTGCTACTAATGTGAGTTACGGACTATATCAATACGGTCCATTTCTTGCTGATTTACTGGATTGTAGCTTTGTTCGCGATGCCTTCATGGGGAtacaagatgagtactgcccaGATTTGAGGCTATACAGCAGATGGGTCTACATCGGACTGGCATTGGCCTCAGGTTCAGTAATGCTTTCTTTAATTTTCTGGGTACTGTATGCAAGAGAGAGGCGGCACCGGAAATACACCAAACTCATCAGAAACTCCTCCGCACCAAATTCATTCGAAGAGAAAGGACGGCCTTAA
- the LOC108196239 gene encoding uncharacterized protein LOC108196239: MEWILRAKQDQDIYKPYECPEYTDDELFTIKMHCNGEMQEDPKKYIGGFVVYVDFCDSDAISLLEINSMLVECGARGGYYKLWYKLPGTLMENDLFELETDEELMLMCTLITNKERPKINRYVELFVSRICAPLNVELDGDWAPNQEEIHMGNPFPDSTQQEIDLEQELRDFEGLDKDFSDPADSEDYELNGSDSDDETWHSDASNKDDTDDDLIFEKNIDKTVFEEHDIPEEEPEKDDSVHTDDDSVYAGSDEERMAANSTDEEDDDFHVFNEDVDMERPVFKNGMLFKNSQVFRKAVRTHAIVERRPVELVPNYGRKVKYVCKKPCKWTVYASPFNKSETYQIRTMVNKHTCMPTFHQKQINSVWLAEHYEKEIRMNPSWPVAAFHKKIFNDFKCEVSKHAVYRAKTRALLKINGTHRAQFAQVWDYAYELKMILPDSTVKILCEDPEPGTERGRFMRMYICLGPLKNAFVQFCRKLVGLDGCHLKGPFGGQLLAAVGVDANDGMYPIAWAVVESETTESWTWFLELLSQDLKIQSDADWTFISDRQKGLINALELIVPNAEHRFCVMHLYQNMHKEFKGIALRQLLWKAARSTTNWEFNLHMNKMKEIASRCHEWLMAKPKSQWTRSSFRTLVHSDMFVNNHCEVFNSSIRKYRDLPIITMFRELHKSVMKRIQVRRDKMVARDTVICPNALKKLNKAIHHAGNCVVTWSGGTSYLVTCTDGGHELVVDLNKKSCSCRKWDLSGIPCYHACACIAVRNEPWGNHIHGFYTKELYMKLYNCTLEPIMGPEFWEQASEPRPLPPNVKTPAGRPKKKRTTRNDIPQDPTKLSKVGTIVNCTYCKARGHNTRICTTKRNDMAKKAAEDGRLPIIPKSTCVCKTCNQPGHNSRTCPVKKQQQQGGNASTKNVSREQDQQTIPNTMGGSSRTEGQGTQCSSSVANQKKKLTPKRKR; the protein is encoded by the exons ATGGAATGGATTCTGAGGGCGAAGCAAGATCAAGACATCTACAAGCCTTACGAATGTCCGGAATACACAG ATGATGAACTTTTCACCATAAAAATGCACTGTAATGGTGAAATGCAAGAAGACCCTAAGAAATACATTGGTGGCTTTGTGGTGTATGTGGATTTCTGTGACTCTGATGCTATTAGCCTGCTAGAAATAAATAGTATGTTGGTTGAATGTGGTGCAAGGGGTGGGTATTACAAATTGTGGTATAAGCTGCCAGGTACCTTAATGGAGAATGATTTGTTTGAGTTAGagactgatgaagaacttatGCTAATGTGTACACTTATAACCAACAAAGAGAGGCCTAAGATAAATAGGTATGTAGAATTATTTGTGAGCAGGATATGTGCACCCTTAAATGTAGAATTAGATGGGGATTGGGCTCCTAATCAAGAGGAAATACATATGGGCAACCCTTTTCCTGATTCTACTCAACAAGAAATTGATCTAGAGCAAGAATTGAGGGACTTTGAGGGTTTGGATAAAGACTTTTCTGATCCTGCTGATAGTGAGGATTATGAATTGAATGGGagtgacagtgatgatgaaacCTGGCATTCAGATGCCTCCAACAAGGACGACACCGATGATGATCTGatttttgagaaaaatattgaCAAAACAGTGTTTGAAGAACATGATATCCCTGAAGAGGAACCAGAGAAGGATGATAGTGTTCATACTGATGATGATAGTGTTTATGCTGGGAGTGATGAAGAAAGAATGGCAGCAAATTCTACCGATGAGGAAGACGATGACTTTCACGTGTTCAATGAAGATGTAGATATGGAAAGACCTGTTTTTAAGAATGGTATGTTGTTTAAGAATTCACAGGTATTTAGGAAGGCTGTAAGGACTCATGCCATTGTAGAGAGGAGACCAGTGGAACTTGTTCCAAACTACGGCCGGAAGGTGAAGTATGTATGTAAGAAGCCTTGTAAATGGACTGTGTATGCCTCTCCATTTAATAAGAGTGAAACTTATCAGATAAGGACTATGGTGAATAAGCATACATGCATGCCTACTTTCCATCAGAAACAAATTAATTCTGTGTGGCTTGCGGAGCATTATGAGAAGGAAATAAGAATGAATCCTTCGTGGCCTGTAGCTGCTTTTCATAAGAAGATATTCAATGATTTCAAGTGTGAGGTGTCAAAACATGCTGTGTACAGGGCCAAGACAAGAGCATTGTTGAAGATAAATGGCACTCACAGAGCACAATTTGCTCAGGTGTGGGACTATGCTTATGAACTGAAGATGATACTCCCTGATTCCACTGTTAAGATTCTCTGTGAAGATCCAGAACCAGGGACTGAGAGAGGAAGATTTATGAGAATGTACATATGTTTGGGACCTTTGAAGAATGCATTTGTACAGTTCTGCAGAAAATTAGTTGGGTTAGATGGTTGCCACCTAAAGGGACCCTTTGGTGGACAGTTATTGGCTGCAGTTGGGGTAGATGCCAATGATGGCATGTACCCCATTGCATGGGCAGTGGTAGAATCAGAAACAACAGAGTCTTGGACTTGGTTTTTGGAACTCTTGAGTCAGGATTTAAAGATTCAAAGTGATGCTGATTGGACCTTCATATCAGATAGACAGAAG GGACTCATAAATGCATTGGAGCTGATTGTACCAAATGCAGAACACAGATTCTGTGTTATGCATCTGTACCAAAATATGCACAAGGAGTTTAAGGGAATTGCTCTAAGGCAGTTGCTTTGGAAAGCTGCTAGGTCTACAACAAATTGGGAGTTTAACCTTCATATGAACAAGATGAAAGAG ATTGCATCTAGATGTCATGAGTGGCTCATGGCTAAGCCAAAGAGTCAATGGACAAGATCTTCTTTTAGGACACTTGTTCACAGTGACATGTTTGTTAACAATCACTGTGAAGTGTTTAACAGTAGTATAAGAAAGTATAGGGACTTGCCTATCATTACCATGTTTAGGGAGCTGCATAAATCAGTGATGAAAAGGATCCAAGTAAGAAGAGACAAAATGGTAGCAAGGGACACTGTGATATGCCCTAATGCACTTAAGAAATTGAACAA GGCAATTCATCACGCTGGCAATTGTGTTGTAACCTGGTCAGGAGGCACATCATATCTAGTCACTTGTACAGATGGTGGCCATGAGCTAGTCGTggatttaaacaaaaaaagttgTTCTTGCAGAAAATGGGATCTATCTGGAATTCcctgctatcatgcttgtgcatGCATAGCAGTTAGGAATGAACCATGGGGGAATCATATACATGGCTTCTACACTAAGGAGTTGTACATGAAG CTTTACAATTGTACCTTGGAGCCAATTATGGGGCCAGAATTTTGGGAACAAGCATCTGAGCCAAGGCCTTTGCCTCCCAATGTGAAGACCCCTGCTGGAAGACCAAAGAAAAAAAGGACCACAAGGAATGACATTCCTCAAGATCCAACAAAATTGAGCAAAGTAGGCACAATTGTTAATTGCACTTATTGTAAAGCAAGAGGTCATAATACTAGAATTTGTACAACTAAG AGAAATGACATGGCCAAAAAGGCAGCAGAGGATGGGAGGTTGCCTATTATTCCTAAATCTACATGTGTGTGCAAAACTTGCAACCAACCTGGACATAACTCAAGAACTTGTCCAGTCAAG AAACAACAGCAGCAAGGAGGCAATGCATCAACAAAAAATGTAAGCAGGGAGCAAGACCAGCAAACAATTCCAAATACGATGGGAGGTAGCTCCAGGACAGAAGGTCAAGGAACTCAATGCAGCTCCTCAGTTGCaaatcagaagaagaagctcACTCCAAAGAGGAAGAGATGA
- the LOC108196240 gene encoding amino acid transporter AVT6E, whose translation MDNNYSRISSSFVESQLHDGDLNSGDRDSKDAAFTKLVASDQELGLVKSKSLNIDDDIDDDLDFDNVPFVASGSRTTGSGLYGAVFNLTTTVVGAGIMALPATMKVLGLFVGLVFIILMGILSEVSIEFLVRFTVHYKATSYGEVVEHALGKRGRICSEIFIILNNAGMLIVYLIIMGDVMSGSLHHLGIFDQLLGNGVWDHRKMLILVVLVIFLAPLCALDKIDSLSLTSAASVALAVIFVLVAFVVAFIKLVEGKIEAPRFTPEFGSTKAILDLLVVIPIMSNAYVCHFNVQPIYNELEGRSPEKMNRVGRITTALCVFVYASTAMAGYLLFGEDTESDVLTNFDKDLGIRFSTALNYVVRVGYILHLLLVFPVIHFSLRQTVDTLLFKGSPPLTESRKRCLILTGVLLAFIYFGSTMIPNIWTAFKFTGATTAVSLGYTFPALVALRLGKQGAGLSLNEKLLSWLMLILAILVSIFGVFGNIYSINSKSE comes from the coding sequence ATGGATAATAATTATTCAAGAATCTCTAGTTCGTTTGTTGAGTCACAATTGCATGATGGTGATCTTAATTCTGGGGATAGAGACTCTAAAGATGCGGCCTTTACAAAATTAGTGGCTTCTGATCAGGAGCTAGGGCTTGTAAAGTCAAAATCTTTGAACATagatgatgatattgatgatgatcTTGATTTTGATAATGTACCCTTTGTAGCTAGTGGTAGTAGAACTACTGGGTCTGGCTTATATGGTGCTGTTTTTAATCTGACAACTACTGTTGTGGGTGCTGGCATTATGGCTTTGCCTGCAACTATGAAGGTTTTGGGTTTGTTTGTAGGtcttgtttttataattttgatggGTATTTTGTCAGAGGTTAGTATTGAGTTTCTTGTTCGATTTACGGTGCATTATAAAGCGACTTCTTATGGCGAGGTTGTTGAACATGCATTGGGTAAGAGAGGTAGAATTTGTTCCGAGATTTTTATCATTCTTAATAATGCGGGGATGTTAATAGTTTATTTGATTATAATGGGTGATGTGATGTCGGGTTCGCTTCATCATCTTGGAATATTTGACCAGCTGTTGGGGAATGGTGTGTGGGATCATAGGAAGATGTTGATTTTAGTTGTGTTGGTGATTTTTCTTGCACCACTTTGTGCTTTGGACAAAATAGATTCTTTAAGCTTGACTTCAGCTGCGTCTGTAGCTCTGGCAGTTATATTTGTTCTTGTTGCTTTTGTGGTGGCTTTTATAAAGCTTGTTGAGGGAAAGATTGAAGCTCCAAGGTTTACCCCAGAATTTGGCTCCACAAAGGCAATCTTGGATTTGCTTGTAGTGATACCAATTATGTCAAATGCATATGTGTGCCACTTCAATGTGCAGCCTATATATAATGAACTGGAAGGACGCTCACCTGAGAAGATGAACCGGGTGGGGAGGATAACAACTGCTCTTTGTGTTTTTGTTTATGCTTCGACTGCCATGGCTGGTTATTTACTCTTTGGGGAAGATACAGAGTCAGATGTGCTGACTAACTTTGATAAAGATCTTGGGATTCGTTTCAGTACCGCTTTGAATTATGTAGTTCGTGTTGGTTACATTCTTCATCTGCTCCTTGTTTTTCCTGTTATTCATTTCTCCCTGCGTCAAACTGTGGATACTTTATTATTTAAGGGATCACCTCCACTAACTGAAAGTAGGAAGAGATGTCTGATCTTAACTGGGGTACTGTTGGCATTCATTTATTTTGGTTCCACGATGATTCCAAATATCTGGACTGCTTTTAAATTTACGGGGGCGACTACAGCTGTTTCATTGGGTTATACATTCCCAGCTCTTGTTGCATTGAGGTTAGGGAAGCAGGGGGCTGGTTTGAGCCTAAATGAGAAGCTTTTGTCTTGGTTAATGCTGATATTGGCCATCTTGGTTAGCATTTTCGGAGTGTTTGGAAATATATATAGCATCAACAGCAAATCTGAATGA